One stretch of Asterias rubens chromosome 8, eAstRub1.3, whole genome shotgun sequence DNA includes these proteins:
- the LOC117294031 gene encoding adenylate cyclase type 9-like, with the protein MKVTPSYQRNHKISGKTYFIVGRKEDLSSKSQTSDTENSTENQEESREEDSGQSDKGDAEGSRSSPQNGNQSSKPLLGEPGSDSKQNSPVWRRNSPGTKKATTPEALLHVPGAKGENGGLGPSRTPSVRDLIAEHSADGSPLPLNISLHNNPQRNSDQDFVDCIKQQGTTDYFHQPPINNLTLTFHNRDIEKLYRSQFRQDTSKELRNLEAGRKNRRHSSETISTAKYNTVFDVAVSFVVYLLISIGCFLVFEVQVHWSIIFPIAAVLQLGILLAVLLQAFSKQRSGFMMVLSSFFHHWGPRHSLGAILISLPVLAVFANFLCQTKTENYQITSSFFCFLIVVALLHFCNFVQLSSWMKTILACLCAIIMLVLFIFNPCTKSKMVAQVASNISDEFPTYSPDCSSLNQNYEFAMEAIIDVILLLVLVLFLNREFEISYRLNFYGGVEAGSDREQMQQEKEEAEDLLHQIIPVFVTEQMRSTSKFSQNHEQVAVIFCSVVNFIDFYEEAYQGGKECIRVLHELISDFDNLLSWEQFESVEKIKTIGSTYMAACGLHPPTQEDEDIPNRSLIIMMDFAMEMISQVKVFNSEILNITSGAFEFIPRIGYNHGRLTSGVIGTTKLLYDIWGDTVNVASRMDSTGLAGSVQVAEHSKTALEPYYMFEYRGPIKVRGKGEMTTFLCKGKRETPLLIEECNTHPASPNGPSPVSDA; encoded by the exons ATGAAGGTTACTCCAAGCTATCAAAGAAACCATAAGATCA GTGGCAAGACGTATTTCATCGTAGGACGAAAAGAAGATCTTTCATCCAAATCGCAGACGTCCGATACTGAGAACTCAACTGAGAACCAAGAGGAGAGCCGGGAGGAGGATTCTGGACAGAGTGACAAGGGAGATGCCGAAGGGTCTCGTAGCTCTCCGCAGAACGGCAACCAGAGCAGTAAACCCCTTCTTGGAGAACCGGGGTCGGACTCCAAGCAGAACAGTCCAGTGTGGAGGAGGAACTCACCGGGGACTAAGAAAGCTACCACACCTGAAGCTTTGTTGCAT GTACCTGGCGCCAAAGGAGAGAATGGGGGTCTGGGTCCAAGTCGTACGCCCTCAGTCCGAGATCTCATCGCTGAACACTCAGCCGATGGAAGCCCCTTACCACTCAACATCTCGCTACATAACAACCCACAGCGTAACAGCGATCAGGACTTCGTGGACTGCATCAAGCAACAAGGTACGACGGACTACTTCCACCAGCCTCCCATTAACAACCTCACCCTCACCTTCCACAACAGGGACATCGAGAAGCTGTACCGGTCGCAGTTCAGGCAAGACACGTCCAAGGAGCTCAGGAATCTTGAGGCGGGACGTAAGAATCGCCGACACTCCTCTGAGACCATCTCCACAGCCAAGTATAACACTGTCTTCGATGTAGCGGTATCTTTCGTGGTCTACTTGTTGATTTCAATAGGGTGTTTCTTAGTCTTCGAAGTCCAGGTTCACTGGTCCATTATATTTCCTATAGCCGCTGTTCTACAGCTGGGTATACTTCTAGCTGTTCTATTGCAAGCGTTTAGCAAACAGAGGTCAGGCTTTATGATGGTCTTGTCGAGTTTCTTCCATCATTGGGGGCCAAGACACAGTCTAGGAGCCATCTTGATCAGTCTACCTGTCCTAGCCGTGTTCGCAAACTTTCTCTGCCAAACGAAAACAGAGAATTACCAGATCACAAGTTCCTTTTTCTGCTTCCTGATCGTCGTGGCACTACTTCACTTCTGTAATTTTGTCCAGCTGAGCTCGTGGATGAAGACCATCTTGGCTTGCCTGTGCGCCATCATCATGCTGGTGCTGTTCATCTTCAACCCCTGTACCAAGTCTAAGATGGTGGCACAAGTGGCCTCAAATATTTCAGATGAGTTCCCTACTTACTCCCCGGATTGTTCCTCCCTCAACCAGAACTATGAATTTGCCATGGAGGCAATTATTGATGTCATTCTGCTTCTTGTTCTGGTTTTGTTCCTCAATCGAGAATTTGAGATCAGTTATCGACTCAACTTCTACGGTGGAGTAGAGGCAGGGTCGGACAGGGAGCAAATGCAGCAAGAGAAGGAAGAGGCGGAGGACCTGCTTCACCAAATCATCCCAGTGTTCGTCACTGAGCAGATGCGCAGCACCTCCAAGTTCTCCCAGAACCACGAACAGGTGGCGGTCATCTTCTGCAGTGTCGTCAACTTCATTGATTTTTACGAGGAGGCCTATCAAGGTGGAAAAGAGTGTATCCGCGTTCTGCACGAACTCATCAGTGACTTTGACAATTTACTGAGTTGGGAGCAATTTGAATCGGTGGAGAAGATCAAGACCATCGGATCGACGTACATGGCTGCGTGCGGCCTGCACCCTCCCACGCAGGAGGATGAGGACATTCCAAACAGGAGCCTGATTATTATGATGGACTTCGCTATGGAGATGATCTCACAGGTTAAAGTCTTCAACAGCGAGATCTTGAACATCACAAGCGGGGCCTTTGAGTTCATCCCTCGTATTGGTTACAACCACGGACGGCTGACCTCTGGGGTCATCGGCACCACTAAACTCTTATATGACATTTGGGGCGACACTGTCAACGTCGCAAGCCGCATGGACTCCACGGGTCTAGCCGGTAGTGTCCAAGTTGCAGAACACTCAAAGACTGCCCTAGAGCCCTACTACATGTTTGAATATCGTGGTCCAATCAAAGTCCGAGGCAAGGGGGAGATGACTACGTTCCTCTGTAAGGGGAAGAGAGAGACTCCATTGTTAATAGAAGAATGCAATACGCATCCAGCCAGCCCTAATGGTCCTAGTCCTGTATCTGACGCATAG